The genomic DNA AAGCGGGGCTGACGGCCGAGGAAGGTGTGGATAGGGTTGTGGAAGCTACTGGGGCGGAAGATTGCATGCTCATGGGTATCGCCATTGCGAAGCAAGGTGGAAACTGTAAGTCAACCCCTTACCATCACCTTTGCTCATTCATGGTGCTGATCCAACCCTATCATAAGATCTCGCGGTCGGCTTGGGTCACATCCAGACCAATTGCTTCCCCACCCTCGCTGTTACCAACAAGGAAATCAATGTCATGGGTATCACCCGATACACGGCCTCCTGCTTCCCCTCTGCCCTTGATCTCCTTTCTCGAGGCGTGGTCGATGTCAAGCAGCTCATTACTAAGACCTTCCCTTTGACGCAGAGTACAGAGGCGTTTGAGGCCGTAGCGGCTGGACAGGATATGAAGGTCGTTATCAAGAACCAGGAGGGGTTTGACAATTAGGTTTTGATTTGTAACTAAATCTTTGGGCACTGGGCTAGCGAATGATGTTTGAGGCCGTGCATCACAGGGTGTAGAGATGTTGTTGTAGAGGGTAGAGGTGTGAAGATTAATTCGACTTTTCGGGCTTGAAAATGCAAAAGGAATTTTTACATTACTGACTTACTTGTCGAAAGCAAGTCTCGGATTccaaaggaagaagacaaaggatGTTCTCATACTGATGGCTCATCTGCTCCTCATCTTGAAGCATTTCTTATTAATGGCCAAAGTCAGTTACATCTCATCTctgcttttcttttttcctcggATAATTGGACATAACCAACCAGATGTCAAAAAAACCTACCGAACTCGAAGCAGCCGccctcacctcttcctGGTCAACCGCCCAACAGGCAGCTCTGTACCATATTCACCTAGCCCAGCAAACAGAGAGGGATGAGCAGGAAGCACTGAAGAAacaggagaaaaaggaggagaagaagatgaaggagatggccaGGCCGGAGGATGTGGACGGGGGTGAGATTGTTGATGGTTGGGTGGGtccatttcctccctctttcctcctctcccttttcgTTCTTACAATCGCCCTTTCTTCGCAGACCACCCCTGTGGGGCTGCGATCAGCATGATGGGGGCTAATGAGATTGTGCAATGGGATAGATCAAAGGATTATGTCCGCCCCTATACGATTTTTTGGATCTCCTGGGCCCTCCGCACATACTCATCTGTATCTTCATCGTACTCCATTTTGTCTATTGGTCAGTTCACACGGGTCAACGACTGGCAATCTTCTCGTAATCTCACTCCAACTAACAGAAAGCTCTTCATGCATGCAGGTACGCAGCCCCATGGTATCTTCATTTCCTCATACCATGGATGGAGATCTACTTCATTCCCATGTACTGTAGCTATAGATCTATCATATCGGGGCAAGAAAGGGTATTATGGTGagctctcttctcttccttgtGACATGTCTGTCTTCTGTAGAATCGATGAAATCAATTTATCTATGGAACGTGACTGACAATTACTTGCTGATCTGCGATGAGGGGACAGGTTGTCGTACTGGTCAATCCTGTCTGTGGTGGAGTACCTTGAGCTCTTACTTTTCAGAGATCAAACGAGATCGCTCACTTGGTGGCCCAAGGTATGGgattctccttctctgcaCTATCTTGTCCCTCCTCATGGATTCAAATAATATACCTGAAACTGATGGATAAGCTACCAGCTTAAAGTCTTGTTTTGTGTCACGATGTATTGCATAAttgaaaatgaagatgtACTCGACtcaaaaggcaaagtgAAGAATAAGAAGCCAGTTTATGTGAGTTGAAGTATTATACATTTTTACTGGCAGTGACTGTAGCAGAAAGAGAGAACCAGACGAAtagggaggaagagattaGATTGGGCAAATGGTTGAAGTGTTGACCTTCAGAGTAGGCAGCCATCAAACTTTTTGAGAAGTTCTTACCTAAGccgagcaaggaaaagaagaaagaagtcaagaaggatgagaagagaaagtcAGATCAAGAAACATAGAGCACATACAAGTTGCATGGCATACAGTCCATTCCCGAAAAGTCCAGAGATCCGAATAGAACCCAAAAATATCATTATACCACAAATTCCCAAAGACAACACATAAAAATCAGAGCAACGATGACTAATGGTACGAGAATGACATGCTGTCAACAAGAGCTTCAACTAGCTTTGTAAAAGGATCAACATCAAGCTGATCAGGGTAATCGTCTCGTCAGCAAAAAGCACTTCGTATATGATGGAATGAAAAAAGCGTACAGGGATAGGTGATCCATCGTGGATAAGAGTTTCGTTTTTCCTATTTTCGGGTATCCACTTATAGCGAGGGTATATTTTATCGTATTGCTGGATTATCACAAAGGTTTGAATTAGCCCTGCTCGGCCGTATTGATCTGGGAGTGGAGACATACCCAGATAATGTGCATGTGGCCCAATACCGCACTGACAGGAGCGTAGTCGTACTGGAAAGTGGGAGGAGGCAAGATCTATGGATAATGATGGGTCAGGGTTGGTTGTCTTTTCTGAGATGCGTGTGAGATTTACTTCAATGATGATACCGCCTTCGGGCATCCATAATTCATGCGCCAACCCATTCCCGTGAATGCCAAGAATGATCTACAGTTACAGGAATTTGGTGAGCAAAACAAAAGCCAGTATTCACAAACATACTCACATCAGCATCCGAAAACATTTCAaactgctccttcttctccagatCCTCCAATACAGCATCCACAACCACCGCCTTTTTAGCCTTTTCAATATTCTTCAACTGCTTCAACAGCTGCGTGTGTACTTCCACATCGAATTTTCTCTGCGTCCGCTGCCGATCGACATAGACGATCTTGGGCTTTTTCCCACTTAATCGTAAACCGGGCGCCGAGCGGGTGTATGTGCGAATACCGTAATGTGATAGAAGGGCGTGGCGGGtcgggaagaagaaggatggcgAAGAGGCGAGTCTATATGCGTCAACGGCCATTTTGAACCATTGACGCGCGAGAAGGTTGTGTCTATGGGCGGTGTTGCGATCCACAAGGAGAACTTGAGTTGAATTAGCGATAGGCAGACGAGCTGTGGGGGATGTTCACATACCTCTCTCAAAGTAGATCCACGTATCTTGGCTAGTCATTTGAGTCCATTCCTCCGGTTCGATCAATTTGTCTAAGAGAAAATGAGCATTGGATCGAGGGTTCAACAGATTTTGTTTCGACTGACCATCACCAAATAAAGCCTCCGCCACTGCTCTCGGCAACCCATATCGGGCATCCCAATTATAGTCCCAAGCAATTACCAGTCTGTCCGGCAATtctccatcaccaccatATGTCACCAAACCCTGCCTCGTATCCTGACCTTGGTCTTGACCTTGTGATTGGATGGACGTCGGAAGAGGTGGCACGGATGATAGGACGCTCAGACTCCCTAACAGAGCTTCGGCTACCATGTGGTATAGCCACTTGTAGCCTGACCACTTGCCATCCCATCCATCGTTGAAAAATACTATGTATGTCAGATTTAACTTAAACAATAAGAATGTACACGTTGCCTACAGGTAATGCCATGCAGTTCTTTAATTTCCACATCCGGCTTCGCCTGAGCCTCCTTCGGACTgccatcttcaccatcatagaacaccatctccttccagTTCACCCTCTCCACACTCTGAGTTCCAGAGTTGGAGCGAGAGAGAGTCAAAAGCCGATCGGTCTGCGGTATTtcactctcatcctccaatACATCTATGATGATCGATTAAGTCAGCCCGATCATCCCTCTCACCTGATAATAACGCCTTCTAAAAATCAAGAGCTTACAAAAAGTGCGATTCCTGTACCAAACATTATCAAGCACAGTAAACCCTGGTAATCCGCTGACCAATGTGGTGGGACCATGTGATAACACTtgcgaaggaagagaagatgcgGCGAGAGCAGAGGGGAGGAGCCCAACGGCGAGGAACAAAACGAGAGCTGCCCTCATTATGAATGGTTACGTTGGCGATTATAGAATGGCGTGAATACGATAGTGAGTGTTAATAATTATTCGATGGCATGTCTGTTGAGCCAGGAGATGGATAGGTGAACGTTGTgtggtggaaagagaacgGGGTTGGTGTCGAGAGTCAGGAAAAAAGTGAAGTGCGTCATGCtgcatccatctctcttgTCAGTAAGTCGACATAGGGACATTGTCTCCTTGAACTTTATACTGGCGTCCGGCATTCAATAATGGTCGCAGAGTTTGAAAATCGGAAGTTCTTTCAAACTCAGAAGTCAGTAATTTGATGCACTGATAATCAACGGAATGATTAACCCGGAACAATCTTATCAAGCTGCGCACCGGGCGGTCTTCAAGCTGCGGCCTACCAAGACCCTAAGATACGTAGGACAAACAACACAGCCCTGCTcttattttttctttatgGCACCATATTAACATGCATAACaagatatcatcatcgtcaacaTCGTCTAGAGTACTGTCCATTTCCCTCCGCAATTACACAGCACTATTACTACCATTCTACAACACTCCCTACGCAAACTACAGAGTCGGAGCAATGAATCACCTGGGCCTACCCGTATAACTGCCAATCATATTTGGATTCGACGCCCCAGAATCCACTGGGGCAAAGACTGATTTCGCCATCACCTCCAAGAGGATATACGTCCGTCTGAGAGCTATATTCTTCCCAATGAGTAGAGGAGCGTTTCCACCAGTTGGATCCGTGGCCGTGAGAATCGTGAGTATCATAAGAGTAGTGTGAACTatgagaagattgagtGGGAATGGTGCAAGCGCGtttggtggatgatgaggaagggttGGGATCAAGACTAGTGATGAATGCCACCCAGTGCGAGAGAATGCTATCCTCCTGTTTTATATATTAGCTTTACCCTTCTGCAGAGACACAGTTAAGGGTGACTTACAAAGTCTGAAGTGTTGGtagaagctgaagaagcgGTATCGAAAGTTGGGTAAATGTCGTCCTCATGGCAAACAACCCCAGTCTTTTGACAGTAACCCGAGTCATTGTCAGGATAGCTCACTCCTTGCCTCCATTCCCCAACCCAAACCTTTCCGCCGGCTTCTTTCCACTTGAGAGCAACATCCCTATTTGGGCACTTCCAAGTCCCGTCAGTTACAGCACGCTCAAACGTCTCACGGAAGGTATCTCCATCGGGGCCATAGCTGTCTGAAGAGTTGGCGCTGGGAAGAGCATAATAAGGACTGGAAACAAGGGCTTCAGCACGGTCAGTGCCGACGAGAGCAGCGGCTGTAGCATAGTATGTGTCATTTGACAGAGGGACGTGAGTgggaaagatggaggaaatggaggagcCACCTTCGTTCTTGACAGT from Cryptococcus neoformans var. neoformans JEC21 chromosome 3 sequence includes the following:
- a CDS encoding expressed protein, yielding MRAALVLFLAVGLLPSALAASSLPSQVLSHGPTTLVSGLPGFTVLDNVWYRNRTFYVLEDESEIPQTDRLLTLSRSNSGTQSVERVNWKEMVFYDGEDGSPKEAQAKPDVEIKELHGITLFFNDGWDGKWSGYKWLYHMVAEALLGSLSVLSSVPPLPTSIQSQGQDQGQDTRQGLVTYGGDGELPDRLVIAWDYNWDARYGLPRAVAEALFGDDKLIEPEEWTQMTSQDTWIYFERVLLVDRNTAHRHNLLARQWFKMAVDAYRLASSPSFFFPTRHALLSHYGIRTYTRSAPGLRLSGKKPKIVYVDRQRTQRKFDVEVHTQLLKQLKNIEKAKKAVVVDAVLEDLEKKEQFEMFSDADIILGIHGNGLAHELWMPEGGIIIEILPPPTFQYDYAPVSAVLGHMHIIWQYDKIYPRYKWIPENRKNETLIHDGSPIPLDVDPFTKLVEALVDSMSFSYH